A single window of Pyxicephalus adspersus chromosome 10, UCB_Pads_2.0, whole genome shotgun sequence DNA harbors:
- the CALHM1 gene encoding calcium homeostasis modulator protein 1 translates to MDKFRMIFQFLQANQESFMNGICGIMALASAQLYTTFDFNCPCLPNYNMSYAMGVLCVPPIVLFLLGFVMNNNVSMLAEEWKRPTGMRQKDAAVLRYMFCSMTQRALIAPAVWISVTLLHGESFICAFSTSVPVDKLGNMTGVNLSEKEIKRILARIPCKDIYDGHDIIPQEVATRYLRCISQAFGWTFVLLMTFLAFLIRAIRPCFTQAAFLKSKYWSHYIDIERKLFDETCTEHAKSFAKLCIQQFFENINQDMKIGHSHVLEKEPEQTEETDKLLGVTSQGTMNALLKNWHKCKPPLNLKAYEHQNGNGCIKENIELNNLNIPKKEIVTYYSKV, encoded by the exons ATGGATAAGTTTCGTATGATCTTCCAGTTCCTGCAAGCCAACCAAGAATCTTTCATGAATGGAATATGTGGTATCATGGCACTTGCAAGTGCCCAGCTATATACAACATTTGATTTTAATTGCCCGTGTCTTCCAAACTACAACATGTCCTATGCTATGGGTGTTTTATGTGTAccacccattgttttatttttattggggtTTGTAATGAACAATAATGTATCAATGCTTGCAGAGGAATGGAAAAGGCCAACAGGTATGAGGCAAAAAGATGCAGCTGTGTTGCGATATATGTTCTGTTCAATGACCCAACGAGCGCTAATTGCCCCTGCAGTATGGATATCAGTGACGTTACTACACGGTGAGAGCTTTATATGCGCATTTAGCACATCTGTTCCTGTGGACAAACTAGGAAATATGACTGGGGTAAACCTGTCTGAAAAGGAAATCAAGCGGATACTGGCCAGGATTCCTTGCAAGGACATCTATGATGGGCACGATATCATCCCACAGGAAGTGGCAACCAGATACCTGCGCTGCATTTCTCAG GCATTTGGATGGACCTTTGTTTTACTCATGACCTTCCTGGCATTTCTCATCAGAGCCATACGGCCCTGCTTTACACAAGCAGCTTTTCTTAAGAGCAAATACTGGTCGCATTATATTGACATTGAACGCAAGCTTTTTGATGAAACCTGCACTGAGCATGCAAAAAGTTTTGCAAAGCTTTGCATTCAACAATTCTTTGAGAACATTAATCAAGACATGAAGATTGGTCATTCCCATGTTCTTGAGAAGGAACCAGAGCAAACGGAGGAAACAGACAAACTCCTGGGAGTCACTAGCCAGGGAACAATGAACGCCCTTCTGAAGAACTGGCACAAATGTAAACCCCCTTTAAACCTAAAAGCCTATGAACATCAAAATGGCAATGGGTGTATTAAGGAAAATATTGAGCTGAATAACCTAAATATACCCAAGAAAGAAATTGTAACGTATTATAGTAAGGTTTAA